In Synechococcus sp. RS9909, one genomic interval encodes:
- the rodA gene encoding rod shape-determining protein RodA, with amino-acid sequence MGSGFLQGNRRRRRADASGLSSRRRQGERLLWGIPLTLVAVAGLLIASTQRQAAYADWYQHWVTAAFGIGVALLLARMKLERLKPLLAPIYALTVISLIAVRVIGTSALGAQRWISIGGVHVQPSEFAKLAAILLLAAVLDRHPVERPVDLLRPLGVISLPWLLVFIQPDLGTSLVFGALLLVMLYWSGMPFEWLLLLLAPLGTALLAGLLPWALLLWVPLMMAIAFRSLPWKRIAAVVVLAIQGAVAFITPWLWMHGLKDYQRDRLVLFLDPSKDPLGGGYHLLQSTVGIGSGGLFGTGLLQGQLTKLRFIPEQHTDFIFSALGEETGYLGTVLVVVGFALLMARMLQVANRARSDFDSLVVVGVATMLMFQVVVNIFMTIGLGPVTGIPLPFMSYGRSAMVVNFIALGLCLSVARRERQGLIR; translated from the coding sequence ATGGGCAGCGGCTTCCTCCAGGGCAACCGCAGACGGCGCCGCGCTGATGCCTCCGGCCTCAGCAGTCGGCGACGCCAGGGGGAGCGCCTGCTTTGGGGCATCCCCCTGACCCTGGTGGCCGTGGCGGGGCTGCTGATCGCCAGCACCCAACGCCAGGCCGCCTATGCCGACTGGTACCAACACTGGGTCACGGCGGCCTTCGGCATCGGCGTGGCGCTGCTGCTGGCGCGCATGAAGCTGGAGCGCTTGAAGCCACTGCTGGCCCCCATCTACGCGCTCACGGTGATCAGCCTGATCGCCGTGCGGGTAATCGGCACCTCCGCCCTCGGCGCTCAACGCTGGATCAGTATCGGCGGGGTGCATGTGCAGCCCTCGGAATTCGCCAAACTCGCCGCCATCCTGCTGCTGGCGGCCGTGCTTGATCGCCATCCTGTGGAACGTCCGGTCGATCTGCTCCGCCCCCTGGGCGTGATCTCCCTGCCCTGGTTGCTGGTGTTCATTCAGCCGGATCTGGGCACCTCCCTGGTCTTCGGAGCCCTGCTCCTGGTCATGCTCTATTGGTCGGGCATGCCCTTCGAATGGCTGTTGCTGTTGCTCGCGCCCCTGGGCACCGCGTTGTTGGCCGGCCTCCTGCCCTGGGCCCTGCTGCTCTGGGTGCCGCTGATGATGGCGATCGCCTTTCGCTCCCTTCCCTGGAAACGCATCGCGGCGGTGGTGGTGCTGGCGATCCAGGGGGCCGTGGCCTTCATCACCCCCTGGCTCTGGATGCATGGCCTCAAGGACTATCAGCGCGATCGGCTGGTGCTGTTCCTCGATCCCAGCAAAGACCCTCTCGGCGGTGGGTACCACCTGCTGCAAAGCACGGTTGGCATCGGCTCCGGAGGCCTGTTCGGCACGGGATTGCTGCAGGGCCAGCTCACCAAACTGCGCTTCATCCCCGAGCAGCACACCGATTTCATCTTCAGCGCCCTGGGGGAGGAGACGGGCTATCTGGGCACCGTGCTGGTGGTGGTGGGATTTGCCCTGCTCATGGCTCGGATGCTCCAGGTCGCGAACCGGGCCCGCTCCGATTTCGACTCCTTGGTGGTGGTCGGCGTCGCCACCATGCTGATGTTTCAGGTGGTGGTGAACATCTTCATGACCATCGGCCTTGGCCCGGTCACGGGCATTCCTCTTCCCTTCATGAGCTATGGGCGCTCCGCCATGGTGGTGAACTTCATCGCCCTGGGCCTTTGCCTCTCGGTGGCG
- a CDS encoding Mrp/NBP35 family ATP-binding protein, whose protein sequence is MATAEQATAVLTEIRDAGSGRSAVELGWIDRIRVTSPRAVIRLNLPGFAQSQRDRIVQECRERLLALDGIQDVQIEVGNPPQQAAGASAQSGAIGQAGHGQMAERQAIPGVRQVIAVSSGKGGVGKSTVAVNLACALARQGHRVGLLDADIYGPNAPTMLGVAEQTPEVRGSGSEQRMTPIESCGVAMVSMGLLIDPDQPVIWRGPMLNGIIRQFLYQVSWGERDVLVVDLPPGTGDAQLSLAQAVPMAGVIIVTTPQQVALQDARRGLAMFRQMQIPVLGVVENMSAFIPPDQPERRYPLFGEGGGQQLADEFDSTLLAQIPLEMPVLSGGDQGRPIVVSQPDSASAQAFVALADAVASRLTVSH, encoded by the coding sequence ATGGCGACGGCAGAGCAGGCAACAGCGGTGCTGACGGAAATCCGTGATGCGGGCAGCGGACGTTCCGCTGTGGAACTGGGCTGGATCGATCGCATCCGGGTCACATCACCCCGGGCTGTGATCCGTCTCAATCTTCCCGGCTTCGCCCAGAGCCAACGCGACAGGATCGTGCAGGAGTGCCGGGAGCGCCTGCTGGCGCTCGACGGCATCCAGGACGTGCAGATTGAAGTGGGAAACCCGCCCCAGCAGGCCGCTGGCGCCTCCGCTCAGAGCGGCGCAATCGGTCAGGCCGGCCATGGCCAGATGGCCGAGCGGCAAGCGATTCCGGGGGTCAGGCAAGTGATCGCCGTGAGCAGCGGCAAGGGCGGCGTGGGCAAAAGCACCGTGGCGGTGAACCTGGCCTGCGCCCTCGCCCGTCAGGGCCACCGGGTCGGGCTGCTTGACGCCGACATCTACGGCCCCAACGCCCCCACCATGCTCGGCGTGGCAGAGCAGACGCCCGAGGTGCGTGGCAGCGGCAGTGAGCAACGCATGACGCCGATCGAGAGCTGTGGCGTGGCCATGGTGTCGATGGGGCTGCTGATCGATCCCGACCAGCCCGTGATCTGGAGAGGACCGATGCTCAATGGCATCATCCGCCAGTTCCTCTATCAGGTGAGCTGGGGTGAGCGGGATGTGCTGGTGGTCGATCTTCCCCCCGGCACGGGCGACGCCCAGCTCTCCCTCGCCCAGGCGGTGCCGATGGCCGGCGTGATCATCGTGACCACGCCTCAGCAGGTGGCCCTGCAGGACGCCCGCCGCGGCCTGGCGATGTTCCGGCAGATGCAGATCCCCGTGCTCGGTGTGGTGGAGAACATGAGCGCCTTCATTCCGCCCGACCAACCGGAACGGCGCTATCCCTTGTTCGGCGAAGGGGGGGGACAGCAACTCGCCGATGAATTCGACAGCACACTGCTGGCCCAGATCCCGCTCGAAATGCCGGTGCTCTCCGGTGGCGATCAGGGTCGCCCGATCGTGGTGAGTCAACCCGATTCCGCCAGTGCCCAGGCATTCGTGGCTCTGGCCGATGCTGTAGCGAGTCGGCTCACCGTGTCGCACTGA
- the hemF gene encoding oxygen-dependent coproporphyrinogen oxidase has translation MVHSPHQPGSVLTPPAGSRDRARALVLDLQDEICAGLERLDGLGRFQEESWERPEGGGGRSRVMRDGRVFEQGGVNFSEVHGQELPPSILRQRPEAKGHAWFATGTSMVLHPRNPYVPTVHLNYRYFEAGPVWWFGGGADLTPFYPFLDDARHFHRQHKQACDQVSPDLYPVFKPWCDEYFFLKHRGETRGIGGIFYDYQDGNGQLYKGQDPEGPAAAMAQTIGSRPLDWDALHDLARACGQAFLPAYAPIVEKRHHLPYGERERQFQLYRRGRYVEFNLVWDRGTIFGLQTNGRTESILMSLPPLARWEYGYAAPEGSREALLTDLFTRPQNWLEDPSLDERCRPHQALN, from the coding sequence ATGGTCCATTCACCCCACCAGCCCGGCAGCGTTCTGACGCCTCCTGCGGGGTCCCGCGACCGGGCCCGGGCCCTCGTGCTCGACCTTCAGGATGAAATCTGCGCAGGCCTGGAGCGTCTCGACGGTCTCGGTCGTTTTCAGGAGGAGAGCTGGGAGCGGCCGGAAGGGGGCGGCGGGCGTTCCCGGGTGATGCGCGACGGGCGCGTCTTCGAGCAGGGCGGCGTCAACTTCTCTGAAGTGCATGGCCAGGAGTTGCCCCCCTCAATCCTGCGCCAGCGCCCCGAGGCGAAGGGGCATGCCTGGTTTGCCACCGGCACCTCGATGGTGCTGCATCCGCGCAATCCCTATGTGCCCACGGTGCACCTCAACTACCGCTATTTCGAGGCGGGGCCGGTGTGGTGGTTCGGCGGTGGTGCCGATCTCACGCCCTTCTATCCCTTCCTTGACGACGCCCGCCACTTCCATCGGCAACACAAACAGGCCTGCGATCAGGTGAGCCCGGATCTCTATCCGGTGTTCAAGCCCTGGTGCGACGAGTATTTCTTCCTCAAGCACCGCGGCGAAACCCGCGGCATCGGAGGGATTTTTTACGACTACCAAGACGGCAACGGCCAGCTCTACAAGGGTCAGGATCCCGAGGGGCCCGCTGCCGCCATGGCCCAAACGATTGGCTCCCGTCCCCTCGACTGGGACGCCTTGCATGATCTGGCGCGGGCCTGCGGGCAGGCTTTCCTGCCGGCCTATGCCCCGATCGTGGAGAAACGGCATCACCTCCCCTATGGCGAGAGGGAGCGTCAGTTCCAGCTCTACCGCCGCGGTCGGTACGTTGAATTCAACCTGGTGTGGGATCGGGGCACGATTTTCGGGTTGCAGACGAACGGTCGCACCGAGTCGATTCTGATGTCCTTGCCGCCCCTGGCCCGATGGGAATACGGCTACGCCGCTCCGGAAGGGTCGAGGGAAGCGCTGCTCACGGATCTGTTCACCCGGCCCCAGAACTGGCTGGAGGATCCGTCTCTGGACGAGCGCTGCCGTCCCCATCAGGCCCTGAACTGA